One region of Anticarsia gemmatalis isolate Benzon Research Colony breed Stoneville strain chromosome 2, ilAntGemm2 primary, whole genome shotgun sequence genomic DNA includes:
- the LOC142981698 gene encoding uncharacterized protein LOC142981698, which produces MAEEGILINLSEMIDLAIGTPEVGVVDFCMLQTVLHCLAQQLRVLDKNIELRGTLTALPVGRQAEAAPTIAINEFLIEVDGKVQEPEDVETILVVERITKGKAPAAVAPPKSAPAGKPFSAKEFRSAARAKSPSPAAAAGPPAAAPAPAAPPPPPPPPPKAPSPPPAPTPGEETAQPAVSATSMPPRQGLTSTEKLSLVTLSKFNLLETTVLDLKERVYGSIPKNEEILEEVRSQSNLKAITDMWTSLNVSSRLEAAEEGIGKLSSLVQDLVGETNEIKGQAEAAVTAANAATTAVADTAAKVSAAVAQIAGGAAVEASAPAKSVALPPPEPPRTASVTGTAPAQSMMVPAGITAPSGNIMFAQSAMEPNLDLVASRDEFAQLVVVVERLREDLDKLTQVFYTAMKEMDSKFEPPPAGAPPPTIAPIRSAMQMAPPPQAAGAAGASDGATAQSIAMMSKKLDDMACKVKQCCEIVFTPDGNLREKLESMQDQIEYYTKQFVADQSAAGGKLSPDIAKDLQGLMQLFQTVNTMQTQLSQVHETALQLAAEKEDRQHNINALLEQIELLKAIKLDREDMVEALADKADLRMLARKVSHDQFEMACDDLSRGLEHALGKLNVQESLWQQALDDIQREIETKLDKIELSPVKEFFNAKLKQLQENLKQMAALRREAEAAGTKKRLLSNVNCISCDAKAVMNMEPSPPTGSSKPLPATMSMKPYLSYELDAIRKSQASNLPQRNMHDWENIDKQMTAPPPAKAPQKVRSETDKHLCNRYCGGSHTTTTPAQRVARLGHFIRQWGPEVLPLSSAFATGDDGRLYKVSGTEGANVGPGGAVDAPCTPKSAPKKAEPPKPQRPPPFNPDCRCLDDRAAQKD; this is translated from the exons ATGGCAG AGGAGGGTATCCTAATCAACTTATCGGAAATGATTGACCTAGCCATCGGCACGCCAGAG GTTGGCGTGGTGGACTTCTGCATGCTGCAGACAGTGTTGCACTGCCTCGCGCAGCAGCTGCGTGTGTTGGACAAGAACATAGAGCTGAGAGGCACCCTGACTGCCTTACCTGTCGGCAGGCAGGCTGAAGCTGCGCCGACTATAGCTATCAACGAGTTCCTCATCGAG GTGGATGGAAAAGTTCAAG AACCCGAGGATGTTGAAACTATTCTTGTTG ttgaACGCATTACAAAGGGAAAAGCGCCAG CTGCCGTCGCACCGCCGAAGTCTGCGCCGGCTGGAAAGCCATTCTCGGCTAAGGAGTTCCGATCTGCAGCACGTGCAAAGTCACCGTCACCAGCAGCAGCGGCGGGTCCACCGGCAGCAGCTCCTGCTCCTGCCGCGCCACCTCCACCCCCACCTCCCCCTCCAAAAGCCCCTTCCCCTCCGCCAGCACCGACCCCCGGTGAAGAAACGGCTCAACCTGCTGTTTCAGCCACGTCCATGCCACCGAGACAAGGCTTGACATCCACCGAGAAACTCTCACTAGTCACACTCAGcaaatttaatttgttagaaACTACCGTGCTTGATCTGAAGGAACGAGTCTACGGTAGTATTCCTAAGAATGAAGAGATTTTAGAAGAAGTCAG GTCTCAATCGAATTTGAAAGCTATTACTGATATGTGGACTTCATTGAATGTGTCATCTCGCTTGGAAGCAGCGGAGGAAGGTATAGGGAAATTAAGCTCTTTGGTGCAAGATCTCGTCGGTGAGACAAATGAAATTAAAGG TCAAGCTGAGGCTGCTGTTACAGCGGCAAATGCTGCAACAACAGCTGTCGCTGACACTGCTGCTAAAGTGTCAGCTGCTGTGGCGCAAATAGCTGGAGGGGCAGCTGTAGAAGCCAGTGCGCCGGCTAAATCTGTGGCACTGCCGCCGCCCGAGCCCCCACGCACCGCGTCCGTCACTGGCACTGCCCCTGCACAGTCAATGATGGTGCCCGCTGGAATAACAGCGCCTTCAGGAAACATTATGTTCGCCCAATCCGCAATGGAACCAAATTTAGATTTAGTCGCATCGAGAGACGAATTTGCTCAGCTGGTTGTTGTGGTGGAACGTCTCCGGGAGGATCTTGACAAACTGACGCAAGTATTCTACACGGCTATGAAGGAAATGGACTCGAAGTTTG AACCACCTCCTGCGGGAGCACCTCCGCCGACGATAGCTCCCATCCGCTCCGCAATGCAAATGGCACCACCTCCTCAAGCTGCAGGCGCTGCGGGCGCTTCAG ATGGCGCCACAGCTCAGAGTATAGCAATGATGAGCAAAAAGCTCGACGACATGGCTTGCAAGGTGAAACAATGCTGCGAAATTGTGTTCACGCCTGATGGCAATCTTAGAGAAAAG TTGGAATCGATGCAAGATCAAATCGAATATTATACTAAGCAATTCGTAGCGGATCAATCTGCCGCTGGTGGTAAACTGTCTCCAGACATCGCTAAAGACTTACAAG GGTTGATGCAGCTGTTCCAGACGGTGAACACGATGCAGACGCAGCTGTCACAAGTGCACGAGACAGCGCTGCAGCTCGCGGCTGAGAAAGAGGATAGACAACATAACATCAAT GCATTGTTAGAACAAATCGAGCTGCTGAAGGCAATAAAGTTGGATCGTGAAGACATGGTGGAGGCTCTGGCTGACAAGGCGGACCTGCGCATGTTGGCGCGTAAAGTCTCTCACGACCAGTTCGAGATGGCCTGCGACGACCTCTCGCGGGGACTCGAACATGCGCTGGGAAAACTCAATGTTCAG GAATCTCTATGGCAACAAGCGCTGGACGACATTCAGCGTGAGATTGAGACGAAACTGGACAAGATCGAGTTGTCTCCGGTGAAGGAGTTCTTCAACGCCAAGCTGAAGCAGCTGCAGGAGAACCTCAAGCAAATGGCCGCACTACGGCGCGAGGCTGAAGCCGCCGGCACCAAGAAGAGATTGTTGTC GAATGTGAACTGCATATCGTGCGACGCGAAGGCCGTAATGAATATGGAGCCGTCCCCTCCGACCGGCTCCAGCAAACCGCTGCCTGCCACCATGTCTATGAAACCCTATCTCAGTTACGAACTTG ATGCGATACGCAAGTCTCAAGCTAGCAACTTGCCGCAACGAAACATGCACGACTGGGAGAACATCGACAAACAAATGACTGCGCCACCACCAGCGAAAGCACCGCAGAAAGTCAG ATCTGAAACGGACAAGCACCTATGTAACCGCTACTGCGGCGGGTCTCACACGACGACCACTCCTGCACAACGTGTCGCACGACTTGGTCACTTCATTAGACAGTGGGGGCCCGAGGTGCTGCCACTCTCGTCTGCTTTTGCGACTGGTGATGACGGGAGG TTGTATAAAGTCAGCGGCACAGAAGGCGCTAACGTAGGTCCAG GTGGTGCAGTGGATGCTCCATGCACGCCTAAATCTGCGCCGAAAAAGGCTGAGCCACCCAAGCCACAGCGGCCCCCACCATTCAACCCA GACTGTCGCTGCTTAGACG ATCGTGCTGCACAAAAAGACTGA
- the LOC142981692 gene encoding uncharacterized protein LOC142981692: MNDGDWICSDANCGNINFARRVSCYRCNKERPDTSKSFKKKLGTEIGKTAAEKSRGLFNADDWQCNKCANVNWARRQTCNVCNAPKYGEVEARTGYGGGYNERGVVEYRRREPSSDDEYDEFGRKKRKRKAESQERVGITEAAVFKKLPPTVLQKDSNMEHVMPVLETRMSRPKTRPQEKVNGSLSDGSVCDVTPRANAAFTRQYIMDHRQNHLEPIIKPNGVPSRKRFVSTGDRDQTASSGYETSSKKSKSVRDSSISPAIKSYNPVMENMVSSTNNDVVYKFTGPTPAEDFQVTYTVEERVKAAAFAIAYCNCKLSTEKFEQLYDKPAPDFKTIFGWRQRLLTTGCLVDSHKETNEKSTSCALNTEEGNKKKPVFKLPNPDEILITSESDDDSNKSFQKPIARSVSAETLVIPPDKSVDASGGSGSTAEERKSRASSHSQSTHRRTCSSSRDSQDSNYPETDSERLANKPVSSRAASCTKSGSISAIQSIKDTDSDSVSYNSEEDIFLSRSFPNREGRRKRKIKRRPVPTVAKVNNYASNETPSFGGYNTIKPSVAQSALITGNIYTPNLRNMNVKPPRNMPTDIDNCSTEYVPTRLGATAKKNYQDFKDTVRKKGYWAKGNGTTIVQKRNSISTDVCPAPKHITIRPREETVISKYTGVKVYEPVQDQPKLAKNHITSYTKDVSDNMTMAENSLPFDKVALGQKPTIQSPEHTDRIFALVQSNSASKNRSIMDIFDNDDPGQDSPERDKELENYNTARKAYETEWDEDDDALYKHSDSEERQSPPRRALSPQSVSSVRTQSPMSNMLYNTEKQTPLQVTPNKVPAEMIKGKQDMLLDLLKDFQNKEIGEVLSPLKQVSPQKHCIEEISESNNKVQTKAPINNSARPEPVATVLSDETFYMSEEHSDDMQKSSKLISPSKKVHVIESVTIQPASNYKYGPSPRQNKYQYHSPKPVNENANVSPIQNIEPITVSPEQSPEQETLVPEPGAQPAPQLDLSNLLAGINTNTLLLALQNLHQLTQNSSSDSMQNNVEQQKPNEDPPNVETINLTNDEEWEKESNRDGSIERQLQRLDGLPGDTPFLADIFDPGPVSIPQNVARKLNLDVDNQDDKSKSQGQNENAPVIGNFKSFALPKPILLNRLKLTVKTADKSSKKSTDGKKVKKKKKTKSGSSHEGGEGEGADEDEESGDEADLSKYDLWGSDAEQGNSSKTDNAEKENMKGGENSKESMMDKNDRQSPVRSSKRRSRSSSSSSSSSSSSTSSHSSSQAPKNKFDDFNLNSERESSPKGRRSRTRSRSPRARSTGSARRKSRDSRSAGESRSHEGRDKDWTRERDRRERSRGARDERKERRYSRDGGTHYTSRGRHR; this comes from the exons ATGAACGACGGTGATTGGATATGCAGTGATGCGAATTGCGGAAATATAAATTTCGCTCGCAGGGTTTCTTGTTACCGATGTAACAAAGAAAGACCAGATACCtccaaatcttttaaaaagaaacttgGGACTGAAATTGGCAAAACCGCCGCTGAAAAGTCGCGAGGTTTATTCAACGCGGATGATTGGCAGTGCAACAAATGTGCTAATGTTAACTGGGCCCGGCGGCAAACATGTAATGTTTGCAACGCTCCAAAATATGGtgaa GTGGAAGCTCGTACCGGTTACGGCGGAGGTTACAATGAGCGCGGAGTAGTGGAGTACCGGAGGCGCGAACCTTCTTCAGATGATGAATACGATGAATTTGGCAGAAAGAAGCGCAAGCGTAAGGCGGAGTCTCAAGAGAGG GTTGGCATCACTGAAGCAGCAGTATTCAAAAAGTTGCCACCAACTGTGCTGCAGAAGGATTCAAACATGGAACATGTTATGCCAGTCCTTGAAACTAGAATGTCCAGACCTAAAACTAGACCACAAGAAAAAGTTAATGGCAGTCTTAGTGATGGTTCTGTGTGTGATGTGACACCTCGTGCTAATGCAGCATTCACTAGACAATATATTATGGATCATAGACAGAATCATTTAGAACCAATTATTAAACCAAATGGTGTCCCATCAAGAAAACGGTTTGTGAGCACTGGTGATCGAGATCAAACTGCTTCATCTGGCTACGAAACCAGTTCTAAGAAAAGCAAAAGTGTAAGGGACAGCTCTATATCTCCAGCTATTAAATCATATAATCCTGTCATGGAAAACATGGTCTCTTCCACAAATAATGATGTGGTGTACAAGTTTACTGGACCTACTCCAGCTGAAGATTTCCAAGTCACATATACTGTTGAAGAAAGAGTCAAGGCTGCAGCATTTGCTATTGCTTATTGCAATTGTAAACTCAGTACTGAAAAATTTGAGCAACTGTATGACAAACCTGCACCCGATTTCAAGACAATTTTTGGTTGGAGGCAGAGACTTTTAACTACTGGTTGTTTAGTTGATTCACATAAAGAAACAAATGAGAAATCAACAAGTTGTGCTCTAAATACTGAAGAGGGCAATAAGAAGAAACCTGTTTTTAAACTCCCCAATCCAGATGAGATATTGATTACATCTGAGAGTGATGATGATAGTAATAAAAGTTTTCAGAAGCCTATAGCTAGAAGTGTAAGTGCCGAAACATTAGTGATTCCACCAGATAAATCTGTCGATGCGTCAGGTGGGTCGGGGAGTACTGCTGAGGAGAGGAAATCTCGAGCAAGCAGTCATTCACAATCTACACACAGAAGAACATGCTCAAGCTCAAGAGACAGTCAAGATTCTAATTATCCAGAAACAGATTCAGAAAGATTGGCCAATAAACCTGTAAGTTCCAGAGCTGCATCATGCACTAAATCGGGAAGCATCTCTGCTATACAATCCATTAAAGATACTGATTCTGATTCAGTGTCGTATAATAGTGAAGAAGATATTTTCCTGTCAAGAAGTTTTCCAAATAGAGAAGGCAGGagaaaacgaaaaataaaaaggcGCCCTGTTCCTACTGTTGCCAAAGTTAACAATTATGCCTCAAATGAGACTCCATCATTTGGAGGGTACAACACTATTAAACCATCAGTAGCACAATCAGCCTTAATAACTGGAAATATTTACACCCCAAATTTGCGTAATATGAATGTTAAACCTCCAAGAAATATGCCAACTGATATAGATAATTGTTCAACTGAATATGTTCCTACTAGGTTAGGTGCAACTGCTAAAAAGAATTACCAGGATTTTAAAGACACAGTCCGTAAAAAAGGATATTGGGCTAAAGGGAATGGCACTACCATAGTACAGAAAAGAAATAGTATCTCAACAGATGTATGTCCTGCACCAAAACATATAACAATTAGACCACGAGAGGAAACAGTTATATCCAAGTACACAggtgttaaagtttatgaaccTGTACAAGATCAGCCAAAACTTGCCAAAAACCACATTACCAGCTACACTAAAGATGTAAGTGATAATATGACTATGGCTGAGAATTCTTTACCTTTTGATAAAGTAGCCCTAGGTCAGAAACCTACAATTCAATCTCCTGAACATACAGATAGAATATTTGCTCTGGTACAATCAAACAGTGCAAGTAAAAATAGAAGCATTATGGACATCTTCGACAATGACGATCCAGGTCAGGACAGTCCAGAAAGAGATAAAGAATTAGAAAACTATAACACTGCGCGCAAAGCATATGAAACTGAATGGGATGAAGATGATGACGCTCTTTATAAACATTCAGACAGTGAGGAGAGACAGTCGCCACCGCGGCGAGCTTTGTCTCCTCAGAGTGTTAGTTCTGTTCGTACTCAAAGCCCTATGTCTAACATGTTGTACAACACTGAAAAACAAACTCCACTACAAGTCACACCTAACAAAGTTCCTGCAGAAATGATCAAAGGCAAACAAGACATGCTTCTGGATTtgttaaaagattttcaaaataaagaaattggtGAAGTCTTATCACCCTTGAAGCAGGTTTCACCTCAGAAACATTGCATAGAAGAAATATCtgaaagtaataataaagtacaaACAAAAGCACCTATCAACAACAGTGCCAGACCCGAGCCAGTTGCGACAGTCTTGTCTGAcgaaacattttatatgtcagaGGAGCACTCTGATGATATGCAAAAATCTTCTAAACTAATCAGTCCCTCGAAGAAAGTACATGTTATAGAATCTGTTACTATTCAACCTGCTTCCAACTATAAATACGGGCCGTCACCtcgtcaaaataaatatcaatatcataGTCCTAAACCAGTAAATGAGAATGCAAATGTATCgcctatacaaaatatagaaccTATTACAGTCAGTCCAGAACAGTCACCTGAACAAGAAACGCTTGTTCCTGAACCTGGCGCTCAACCTGCACCTCAGTTGGATTTGTCCAACTTGCTTGCTGGTATAAATACTAATACATTGCTTTTGGCTCTACAAAATCTTCATCAGTTAACACAGAACTCCTCATCTGATAGTATGCAAAATAATGTTGAGCAACAAAAGCCAAATGAGGATCCTCCAAATGTGGAAACTATTAACTTGACAAATGACGAGGAGTGGGAGAAAGAATCTAACAGAGATGGTAGCATAGAGAGACAGTTACAACGATTGGACGGACTCCCTGGCGATACTCCTTTTTTAGCCGATATTTTTGATCCTGGTCCAGTTTCAATACCTCAAAATGTGGCCCGAAAATTAAACCTTGACGTCGATAACCAAGATGACAAATCAAAATCTCAAGGCCAAAACGAAAATGCGCCTGTTATAGGGAATTTCAAAAGTTTCGCTCTGCCCAAACCAATATTACTGAATAGACTAAAATTAACAGTAAAAACAGCTGACAAGAGCTCGAAAAAATCTACAGACGGCAAAAAagtgaaaaagaagaaaaag ACCAAGTCTGGTTCATCGCACGAGGGCGGTGAGGGCGAGGGTGCGGACGAGGACGAAGAATCCGGAGACGAAGCCGATCTATCTAAATACGACCTGTGGGGCAGTGACGCAGAGCAGGGCAACTCTTCTAAAACTG ACAATGcagaaaaagaaaacatgaaAGGCGGAGAAAATTCTAAAGAGAGTATGATGGACAAGAACGATAGACAATCTCCCGTTAGGAGTAGTAAGAGAAG GTCTAGAAGTTCATCTTCGTCGTCGAGTTCGTCATCCAGTTCCACTTCTAGTCATAGTTCCTCGCAGGCACCAAAAAATAA ATTTGACGACTTCAATTTAAACAGTGAGCGCGAGTCATCACCAAAAGGTCGCAGGTCGCGGACGCGGTCACGGTCGCCTCGCGCACGCTCTACCGGCTCCGCCCGACGTAAATCACGAGACAGTCGCTCAGCGGGAGAATCCAG GAGTCACGAAGGTCGCGACAAGGATTGGACGCGCGAGCGGGATCGGCGGGAGCGGTCGCGCGGCGCCCGCGACGAGCGCAAGGAGCGGCGCTACAGCCGCGACGGAGGCACGCACTACACGTCGCGCGGCCGCCACCGCTAG
- the LOC142981707 gene encoding transcription factor E2F7-like: MYEDDNITCTPKRCVLTEVTNSTNYVSPTANLKLLTNVALQYPTPPPSAVHRKEKSLQILCDRFLNLYPLHGDGPVEIQLDSTAARLGVEKRRMYDIINILEAMQCAVHKRKNTYLWHGGSRLNSFLKMLKKQGEHLKLSDALRGKAPKPPTPKHKTLGVLAQRFLMLFLVEPPNTLINLEMAVRVLIDTSSKNKTVISPEQQDRQHKSKVRRLYDIANVFISIGLIEKVSGNLILKKPVFKYVGPHKMKKCDKTAVNTPSPITPLSVLDNQQRTPASVCAGRSKRKLEFTTPTSTKELKFGITTPPHTPSHKWDEILLVADMELTRINNGVHL; encoded by the exons ATGTATGAAGATGACAACATAACTTGTACTCCAAAGCGTTGCGTTCTTACTGAAGTTACAAATTCAACGAACTATGTTTCACCAACGGCTAACCTCAAGTTATTGACTAATGTCGCGCTGCAATACCCCACTCCGCCTCCGAGTGCTGTTCACCGGAAAGAAAAGTCCCTCCAGATATTATGTGATAG ATTCCTCAATCTGTATCCCCTTCATGGCGATGGACCAGTGGAAATACAGCTGGATAGCACTGCAGCCAGGCTAGGTGTAGAGAAACGACGAATGTATGACATTATCAACATACTTGAAGCTATGCAGTGTGCTGTTCATAAGAGGAAGAACACATATCTCTGGCATGGAGGGTCACGGCTTAATTCCTTTTTAAAGATGCTTAAGAAGCAAGGGGAACACCTTAAGTTATCTGATGCATTGCGTGGAAAAGCACCAAAACCTCCAACACCCAAACATAAGACACTGGGTGTGTTGGCTCAGAGGTTCCTCATGCTGTTTTTGGTGGAACCTCCG AATACTTTAATCAATTTGGAGATGGCTGTGCGTGTGCTGATAGATACATCAAGTAAGAACAAGACAGTGATCTCCCCTGAGCAGCAGGACCGCCAACACAAGTCTAAAGTCAGAAGACTGTATGACATTGccaatgtatttatttcaattggTCTCATTGAAAAAGTGTCAGGtaacttaatattaaagaaGCCAGTTTTTAAATATGTGGGGCCACACAAGATGAAGAAGTGTGACAAAACAGCAGTGAACACTCCATCACCCATCACACCACTGTCAGTACTGGACAATCAGCAGCGGACGCCTGCGTCTGTGTGCGCCGGCCGCTCCAAGAGGAAACTGGAGTTCACTACTCCAACTTCCACCAAAGAACTGAAGTTTGGTATCACAACCCCACCTCACACACCGTCACACAAGTGGGATGAGATCTTGCTTGTGGCTGACATGGAACTGACTAGAATTAACAATGGAGTACACTTGTGA
- the LOC142981713 gene encoding prenylated Rab acceptor protein 1 isoform X2, producing the protein MSENVNIDLSGEMNATVEKKGFQKLLQHVRSGAGPALVMGLLATRRPWTQFVATDNFKAPPSIPRLSRRFYRNVEYFQANYLMVFLGLFAYCLITTPLLLIAMAASFFGYRKLTSGPNTWKVGGWELSKTQQYAVAAAGSMALCWLAGAGAVLFWVLGATVTVVALHASFFDAEALPPSDDPEQFPMIEQV; encoded by the exons ATGTCCGAAAACGTGAATATTGATTTATCTGGAGAAATGAATGCTACGGTTGAAAAGAAAGGTTTTCAAAA gTTGCTTCAGCATGTCCGTAGTGGTGCTGGGCCTGCTCTTGTCATGGGACTACTTGCAACTCGTAGACCATGGACACAGTTTGTTGCCACTGACAACTTTAAG GCACCTCCATCCATACCACGACTGTCAAGACGATTTTACCGAAATGTTGAGTACTTTCAAGCCAATTACCTGATGGTGTTTTTGGGACTGTTTGCTTACTGCCT aattactACACCTCTGCTGCTTATTGCTATGGCTGCAAGTTTCTTTGGATACAGAAAACTTACATCAGGACCAAACACTTGGAAG GTTGGTGGTTGGGAGTTAAGCAAAACTCAGCAGTATGCAGTGGCAGCAGCTGGATCTATGGCACTTTGCTGGCTGGCTGGAGCTGGAGCTGTACTTTTCTGGGTCTTAG GTGCTACAGTGACAGTAGTAGCTCTGCATGCAAGCTTCTTTGACGCGGAGGCGCTTCCTCCTTCTGACGACCCAGAACAGTTCCCTATGATTGAACAGGTGTGA
- the LOC142981713 gene encoding prenylated Rab acceptor protein 1 isoform X1: protein MSENVNIDLSGEMNATVEKKGFQKYVNDMELLLQHVRSGAGPALVMGLLATRRPWTQFVATDNFKAPPSIPRLSRRFYRNVEYFQANYLMVFLGLFAYCLITTPLLLIAMAASFFGYRKLTSGPNTWKVGGWELSKTQQYAVAAAGSMALCWLAGAGAVLFWVLGATVTVVALHASFFDAEALPPSDDPEQFPMIEQV from the exons ATGTCCGAAAACGTGAATATTGATTTATCTGGAGAAATGAATGCTACGGTTGAAAAGAAAGGTTTTCAAAAGTATGTCAATGATATGGAATT gTTGCTTCAGCATGTCCGTAGTGGTGCTGGGCCTGCTCTTGTCATGGGACTACTTGCAACTCGTAGACCATGGACACAGTTTGTTGCCACTGACAACTTTAAG GCACCTCCATCCATACCACGACTGTCAAGACGATTTTACCGAAATGTTGAGTACTTTCAAGCCAATTACCTGATGGTGTTTTTGGGACTGTTTGCTTACTGCCT aattactACACCTCTGCTGCTTATTGCTATGGCTGCAAGTTTCTTTGGATACAGAAAACTTACATCAGGACCAAACACTTGGAAG GTTGGTGGTTGGGAGTTAAGCAAAACTCAGCAGTATGCAGTGGCAGCAGCTGGATCTATGGCACTTTGCTGGCTGGCTGGAGCTGGAGCTGTACTTTTCTGGGTCTTAG GTGCTACAGTGACAGTAGTAGCTCTGCATGCAAGCTTCTTTGACGCGGAGGCGCTTCCTCCTTCTGACGACCCAGAACAGTTCCCTATGATTGAACAGGTGTGA
- the LOC142981853 gene encoding uncharacterized protein LOC142981853 isoform X1, translated as MISNIYCFLIVLFIILRFDNVLLSLQNTEVILCRSCGHDVSSSKNIFPKPSPKAYYYFNDTLFDKDEVLVEVFLADLFFLYPVIAFYDSTCVGVGEWREDTSWYPGYRWKSCVCPECGAYVGWIFEPIYPDLVEPSKTFYGLILTSLISENFLNSLTEFPEAISN; from the exons ATGatttctaatatttattgtttcttaattgttttatttattatacttagatTTGACAACGTACTGCTGAGTCTTCAAAACACTG AAGTTATCCTGTGCCGCAGTTGTGGTCACGACGTGTCTTCCAGTAAAAACATATTTCCTAAACCAAGTCCAAAGGCTTACTATTACTTCAATGACACTTTGTTTGATAAAGATGAAGTTTTAGTGGAAGTATTTCTTGCTGATTTATTCTTCCTCTATCCTGTGATAGCATTTTATGATTCAACATGTGTAGGAGTTGGTGAG TGGCGAGAGGATACATCTTGGTACCCTGGCTATCGTTGGAAGTCATGTGTCTGCCCTGAGTGCGGAGCCTATGTTGGATGGATATTTGAACCTATTTATCCTGATTTGGTTGAGCCTTCTAAGACTTTTTATGGTCTCATCTTGACGTCTCTTATCAGtgaaaatt tTCTAAATTCCCTGACTGAGTTTCCTGAAGCCATATCCAATTAA
- the LOC142981853 gene encoding uncharacterized protein LOC142981853 isoform X2 — MISNIYCFLIVLFIILRFDNVLLSLQNTVILCRSCGHDVSSSKNIFPKPSPKAYYYFNDTLFDKDEVLVEVFLADLFFLYPVIAFYDSTCVGVGEWREDTSWYPGYRWKSCVCPECGAYVGWIFEPIYPDLVEPSKTFYGLILTSLISENFLNSLTEFPEAISN; from the exons ATGatttctaatatttattgtttcttaattgttttatttattatacttagatTTGACAACGTACTGCTGAGTCTTCAAAACACTG TTATCCTGTGCCGCAGTTGTGGTCACGACGTGTCTTCCAGTAAAAACATATTTCCTAAACCAAGTCCAAAGGCTTACTATTACTTCAATGACACTTTGTTTGATAAAGATGAAGTTTTAGTGGAAGTATTTCTTGCTGATTTATTCTTCCTCTATCCTGTGATAGCATTTTATGATTCAACATGTGTAGGAGTTGGTGAG TGGCGAGAGGATACATCTTGGTACCCTGGCTATCGTTGGAAGTCATGTGTCTGCCCTGAGTGCGGAGCCTATGTTGGATGGATATTTGAACCTATTTATCCTGATTTGGTTGAGCCTTCTAAGACTTTTTATGGTCTCATCTTGACGTCTCTTATCAGtgaaaatt tTCTAAATTCCCTGACTGAGTTTCCTGAAGCCATATCCAATTAA
- the LOC142981853 gene encoding uncharacterized protein LOC142981853 isoform X3, with protein MAADTISSEDQDFLARCEEVLKDRYTDKDEEFMNVFNCEPSTPPVIDSWWAPNNSGRRNDRRNNRRFHPYERYGNRDRDHDRRDNRDHRDNRDHRDNRDHRDNRDHRDRGYNDYDRGYDARGHGRHQRHRYHY; from the coding sequence ATGGCTGCGGACACAATTTCGAGTGAAGACCAGGATTTCCTAGCTAGATGTGAAGAAGTACTAAAAGATAGATATACTGACAAAGATGAAGAATTCATGAATGTGTTCAACTGTGAGCCATCCACACCACCAGTTATTGATTCATGGTGGGCTCCAAACAACTCTGGTCGTCGCAACGATCGTCGCAACAATCGGCGCTTCCACCCGTACGAGCGCTACGGCAACAGGGACCGCGATCACGACAGACGCGATAACCGCGACCACCGCGACAACCGCGACCACCGCGACAACCGCGACCATAGAGACAACAGGGACCACAGGGACAGAGGGTACAATGACTACGACAGAGGATACGACGCCAGAGGACATGGACGACATCAACGACATAGATAtcattattag